CACGCGCCCATGGTTCGCCGCCCGGTCGTGGACAACGGCTGGTACCGGGCGCTCACCCGCGACGACGTCGAGCTCGTGACCGAGGGGATCGCCCGTTTCACGCCGACCGGGGTCGAGACCGAAGACGGCAAGCACCACGAGGTCGACCTCGTCATCGTCGCCACGGGATACGCGGTCGATCACTACCTGTGGCCGGCGGAGTACGCAGGCGAGGGCGGGCAGAACCTACGAGACTACTGGGCGCCGGAGAGCCCGAAGGCCTACCTGGGGCTCATGGTCCCGCACTTCCCGAACCTCTTCATCATGTACGGGCCCAACTCGCAGCCGGCTTCCGGCGGCGTCGGGCTGACGGCCTGGATGCAGGTCTGGTCGGCCTATGCGGCGCAGTGCTTGTGCCGCATGTTCGAAGAGGGCCACTCGCAGGTCGCCGTTCGCGAGGAGGCGTTCCTCGACTACAACGAGAAGCTCGACGCCGAAGCCTCGGGCCTGGCCTTCCTGACCGACACGGGTTCCGTGGCGAAGAACTACTACGTCGACGCTTCGGGACACCTGCTCGTGAACACGCCCTTCGAGGTCGCCGACCTCTACCCGATGTTGAAGGCGCCGGATCCCGACGAGGTCGAATTCCGGTAGCGCACTCCCTCAGTGAGCGGGGACGGTCAGGACCGGGCAGGGCGCGCTTCGCACGACCCGGTCCGCCACGCTGCCCATTGCCATGTGCTTGAGGCCCGTGAGGCCGCGGGTGCCCATGACGATGAGGTCGGCGCCGCGTCGCTCCGCCTCTTCGGTGATCGCCTGGAATGCGGGTCGGTCGATCGCGACCCCGATCGCGTCGATGCCCTCGTCGGCGATCGCCTTGGCGGCGTTCTCGGTCTGGATCGAGGCCTGCTCGGAGATCGACTTGAAGAAGCCCTCCGGCAGGACGTAGCCGCCCGCCATCGCCGGCGAGGCGATCGGGATCTCGATGTTGTAGGCGTGGACCAGGACGAGCTTGGCGTCGAAGTGCTTCGCGAGCTCCGCCGCGTGCTCGACGGCGGCTTCCGCGCCTTCCGAGAAATCCGTGGCGACGACGATCGTCTGGTATCCCATGTTCGTACCTCCTGGCGGTGGTCGCGTGCGGCATGCGCTCGCGCCACGGCACCGTTCTACGGCGCCATCTCGGGCGCCTGCATCGGCGGATCGCCGTCGATCCCCATCAGCTCGCGCAGCTCCTTCAATCGGGTCCACACGTCCGGCGGCAGATACTCACCCGAGGCGCCGCCGAAGCCGAGGACCTGCGTCTCTTCCAGCTGCGCGTAGGCGCGTTCGGCGAAGGGTCCCTTCGGATCCGCGCGGATCGCGGCCTCGAAGTGGCGTTCCGAGAGATTGATCCAGAATCCGTCGAGGCTTCGGTTCTCGACGATGCCGAGCCAATAGTAGGCGCGGGCCGTCTCCATCCGCTCCTCGGAGGTCGGGTTCCGGGGGGTGGCGGCGCGGCGTGCGCGGTCGACCTCGAGGAAGCGGACCAGCTGGCTCGCCGCAGCGAGGTCGTGGACGAGGCCGTCGCGACCGTAGGGGCCGCCGGCGAGGCGTCCGGCTTCGCGGGCCAGGGCGGCGCCGCGGTCCACGCTTCCGGGGCCACCCTCCGCGAGCTCGTTCTCATCGAGGGCGGCGAGGGCCTTGCGCCAGGTCTCGACGCGCTGTTCGAGGTAGACCGGGACGTCCGGGCGCGCGGCGAACTGGTCGAGGGTCCGTCGGGCGCGCGGGACGTCGGTCCGAACGCGGATCGCCACGTTCAGGAAGTCGACGAGGGCGCCGCTCGCGTCGAGCTGGGCCGCGGCGACGTCCGGATCGGCGAGCGCCTGCTCCCAGAGCGCGAGCGCGTCGTCGAAGCGGCGCACCATCACGCTCAGCCAGGCCTGCTCGCGGAGGTCGAGGGCCTGCACGCGCGCTTCCCTGGTCAGCTCCTCGGTGAAGGCCGTGTTCGTCGCGTCGGGCAGCCGCGTGTGGCAGGAGACGCAGCTCTGGAGACTGCCGGTGAAGAAGAAGCGCGCCTCTTCGTAGTGGCCGTGGACGTAGTGGTCGCGGGCGGCGCGAAGGTCGCGTCCGAGCGTGAGGCTGAGCTCGTCGAAGCCCGCCTCGCGCCCCCGCCCGTGCTTCTCGAGGGCGCTGGCGGCGCGGTCGAGGCGATCGAGGGCGGCGAGGATCTCCTCACGATTCTCGGGAGCCTCCCAGGACGCCTCGTCGAGTCCGAGGGGGACGAGTCGCTTCATCTCGTCGAAGACCCGACGCATCGTCGGTCGCGGCTGGATCACGGAGCGCGTCTCCGCGACGACGCTGCAGCTGGCGAGGCCGGCCCCCGCCGCCAGAAGGACGGTGAGTCCGGCGAGCGCCCGTCGTGTCCGACGCCTCCCTACCTTCCGCTGTTCCCCGGTTTCCGATTCGCCTCTCGTCATCATCGCCCCCATTCCATTGGTCGGTCAGACGGATCTGCAACGGACGTGCCGCCGCGTCGCAGCGCTGTCGCGCCGATGAGAGGGGCGGGCGGGGCATGGTGCCACATGCGCGTCGCAAGGGCTCGACGTGGGGTTCGCATGCGCGCTCGATGTGGATCGCAGGGGGAGCGGTCTCTCAGGTCAGCGAGTTCAGGAAGTCGTCGAGTCCGTTGCCCCGACGAGGGGGCTTCGCCGGCGCCGCATCGTCCCCGAAGGCCGCCTCGATCCGTTCCACGACCGCTTGCTCGGTCCGATGGGTCCCACCGCCGCGCAGGAAGGTCTTCTCCAGCGCGCCGCTGAGTCGCTTTGCTCGGCCGACCACGTCGTCCCGCAGCCGTACACGCTGCGCCTGCGGAAGGACCTTCGCGAGCTCACGCACGTAGGCTTCCCACGCGTCGATGAGCGTCGCCTCGGGCGGTGCGTCGAGCCAGGCGGCGAGGAGTCGTCCGGCGGGCGAGTCGATGCGAATGCCGAAATGGGCCTCGTCGTCGAGGAGCTGGGAGCGCTCCGCGTTGTCGAGGCTGCGGTCGGCCCAGGCGACGACCACGAGCGGCGCCATCACCAGCGCAGCCACGTTCTCGTGGCGCACGCCGAGATCGAGGAGCGGCTCGATGAGCCCGGCGTCGTGGGAGCCGAGGTCGGCGGCGAGTGTCTCGAAGTCGGCGTCGTGTTCACGACGCGATCGCATCTCGGCGATCAGCTTCTCGTTGATCCGGTGGAAGAACGCCTCTTCGAGGGCGCGCTCCCGGTCGGCCAGGGGCTTCGAGGTGGACATCGGGCTCTTTCTCCCTTTCGTGCTTCGCTCTTGCCTCGTGCAGGCTGCGTGCCGGACCAGGGAGGGGGCTCGGGCGGCCCGGGCCTGACTCGGGAGATCCGACTGGGGCAGATCGGCGCACATTGAGTCATTTCGACACAAGTTTCGGAGGTTGCGCGGCTGTCGACGCGGCTGGGGCAATCGGACGATGGCATGCGGGATGCACCTCGATTCCGTTGCAGCCACGCCTTCGGCGCGAGGCGTGAAGGAGGACGCACGGCATGGCAGGACGAGAGGGCAGCGGCATTCATACGATCTTCTGTGCGACGGATTTCTCGGACACGAGCGAGCTCGCGGTCCGACACGCGGCGGCCCTGGCCCGGCGTCACGCGGCGCAGGTCATCCTCGCGCACGTCGTGGAGCCGCTTCCGGTCGAGCCCTATCCGCTTCCGATGGCGCTCCCGGAAGGCGAGGCCGAGCTCGGCAAGCGGGCCATGGCACGGCTCGAGGCGGTCGCCGAGTGCCTGCGCGAGGACGGGTTCGCCGTCGAGACCGAGCACGCCGTGGGGCCGCCCGGGCCGCAGCTCGTCGAGATGATCAGGAAGTCCGACGCGAATCTGGTCGTGATCGGAACGAGGGGGCAGACGGGCCTGCAGCACCTGCTGCTCGGAAGCACCGCAGAGCACCTCGTCCGACGTTCCCCCGTGCCCGTCCTCACGATCCATCCCGAAGACCATGCGACGGTCGAGAAGCCGCGCCGGGTGATCGTGCCGACGGATCTCTCCGACGACGCGGAGGTCGCCCTGGATGCCTTCCTCGAGCTCTTCAGGCCGGAGGACGTGCCGCAGGTCGAGCTCGCCTTCGCGGATTCGATTCCGCCCTATCTCGCGTCGATGAGCCACGACGAGCTGGCGAAGGCCGACCGCCCCGATGCGCGGCGGGACGAGCTCGTCTCCCACCTCCAGCCGATGATCACGCGACTCGAGGAGCGTGGCTTCCGGGTCGAGCTCCGGGTCCTCGACGGCGGGCCGGTCGAGGCGGTGACCGGGCTGGCGGACATCGATGGTGCGGATCTGATCGTGATGAGCACGCATGGGCGATCGGCGATCGCGAACTTCCTGCTCGGGCGGACGGCGCAGCGCGTCGTCCAGCGCGCACCCTGTCCGGTCCTCACCGTGTGCCCGCAGCGGCGATTGGCGACGCCGTAGCCCGGTCGCTCTGGTCCGGCAGGGCGTCGCGTCTCAGCGGCCCGCGGACGTCTCGCCGCGGAGGGCGCGATGGGCGATCCGGTCGAGCTCTCCCGAGAATCGGGAGCGCTCCCGGGCGCCGAGTGGGCGGGGGCCGCCGGTGGCGGTTCCCGATTCCCGGAGCGTGGCCTTGATCTCGCGGGTCGCCAGCGCGCCGCCGATCGAGTCGGGGGTGAACTCGCGCCCGTTCGTGCCGAGTGCGAAGGCGCCCACCTCGAGGCAGCGCGCGGCGAGCGGGATATCGGCGGTGATCACGATGTCGCCGGCGCGGATCTCCTCCGCAATCCAGTCGTCGGCGGCATCGGGCCCGTCCGGGACGACGATCATCTCGACGCCCAGGTCCGTCGGAACGTGCATGCGCTGGTTGGCGACGACGACCACCGCGAGTCCCAGGCGCGCCGCGACGGCATAGACCTCGTCCTTCACCGGGCAGGCATCGCCGTCGACGAAGATGTCGCTCATCGGGCGGAGGGCTCCGCGCGCACGAAGAGGAAGTCGCCGCCCTCGTGGCCCGCCTTGCGGATGTCGGCCAGCTCCGGCGCCTGGTCGGCGGCGAGCATGACCGGACGACGGATCCTCGCGTAGAGGGTCGTGGAGTCGAGGATGCCCTGGTTCGCGTCGAGGACGTCGATGAAGTGGCGCGCGAAGGCGGAGTGGCCGCCGCCTCCGCCATCGACCACCGGCTCGAGGCCGCCCGAGGAGAGGACGATCCGGGCGCGCTGGGACGAGAGCCGGTCGAGGTAGTCGGGCGTGCGAACGGGGGCGACCTTGATGCCGCGGGTGAGCGTGCCGGAATAGCAGCTGTCCGCGACGATCATCACGTGTTTCGCCTGGATCGATCGGAGATAGCCCGTGATCGTGGCGTTCGAGATCCAGTGGATGTCGCTGTCCGCGTCGGCATCGACGGGCAGCCAGTACCCCTCGTCGGCGTCGCGGTCGAGCCAGCCGTGGCCGGCGTAGTAGATCAACAGGTTGTCGGAGGCGGACATCGTCTCGCGATAGCTGCGCAGGGCGCGCAGGATCTCGGCGCGGGTCGCATCCTCGAGGACGGTGACCTCGAAGCCGTAGCGACGCTCGAGGAGCGCGGCGACGGTCCGCGCGTCGTTCCGCGCGGTCACGAGCTTCGGCAGACGCGCGTAGTCGTCGTTGCCGATCACGAGGGCGTGGTAGCCGCCGAAGCGGGCGCGCTCCGACGAAGAGAGCGGCGTGTCCGCAGCCTCGTTCGCGTCGCCAGGGGCGGGGAGGTCGATCGCGCTCGGGGACATCGCGGAGGCGCTCTCGCCGGGGCGGCGCGTCGTGCCGTCGCGGGCGACGATCCGATCGCTCTCGAGCTGCGCCGCGTACCACTCCGGATCGTCGAGCTCGACCGGCAGCATCGTGTAGTTCACGACGCCGACCGGTCCGCGCGTGACCAGCGTCAGGCGATCGGGGTGGGCGGTGATCGTGGTGGGGCCGCCGGTGCCGATGTCGCTTCCGTGATAGGTCGTGGGGCCGGTCTGGAGGAGGTCGCGAGCGGTGACCTGGCCCGGGTCCGTGCGAACGGGACCGATCGCGAGGGGGTCGAGGATCCAGATCCGGCCGGCCTCGGCCCGGTAACGCTTTCCGTTCTCCTGCAGGATGTAGATCCCGTCGATCGGGAGCGGCGTGCCCGGCGGGACCTCGGCCACCGTCGGCAGCGGGACGCGGACGCCGGCACAGCCGACGGCGCCGGCGGCGAGCAGGGCGACGAACACCAGCGCTGCCCATCCACCGGTGGCCGGGAAGGAGCGTCGTCGGCGTGTTCGCGGAGCGGAGGAGGTCACGGGCGTCTCTCGAAGAGGGGGGTCGGCGCGGGCGCGGATCTCGGAGTGCCCTCGTCGCGCGTTTCGGTTCCGGCGCCCCGAGCCGGAGACTAGCGCTCCGCGAGGGCCTCACGGGCCTCGCATTCGAGCGGGCGCTGCCAGCCGTCCTCCCGATCGGGGAGGCGGCCGAGCAGCAGGCGGCCGAGCCGTTCGATCGCGTCGGTCGGCGGGACCTCGCGCGGGAAGCGGACCGGGTCGGCGAGGAGCTCGCCCTGTTCGGTCACCCGGGCTTCGATCCCCCACGCACCGCGGGCCTCGGGGCTCGCCCAGGCGTAGCGGACGTCTTCGAGCCGCACGCGCAGGACGCCGCCCGGCTCGTGGTGGACGAAGGTCGCCACGTCCTCGTCCGCGTGCCAGCGCATCATCTGCGTCTGCCACGCGGCATCGACCGCGGCGAGCGCGGGGGAGGGCGGCGGGCGTGGATGCATGCGCCACGCCGGACAGTCCCACTCCTGCCAGCTGTGAAGGCCGACGACGACGCCCTCGTCGGCGCGAGCGACGAAGCCGCGGGTCCAGGGTTGGAGGAAGGTGGGATAGGCGCGCACGCGTTCGAGCCGTCCGTAGATCGGTTCGAGGCGGTCGCGCAGGTCGCTCACCACCCGTTCGTTCACGACGAGACCCAGGGCGAGATAGGCGGACGAGAGGGTCACGCCCGCGAGCAGACCCAGTCGCCGGGTGGCCTCGGGAAGCGAGCGACGCAACGCGATCAGCACGCCGGCGCCGAGCATCAGGCTGTAGGCCGGGTCGACGATGGCGACGCCGTTCCAGGCGAAGCGGGTCCGATCGAAGGGCGCGAAGAACTGCGTGCCGTAGGGCGTGAACCCGTCGAGGAGCGGATGGGTCAGGAGCGCGAAGATCCCGATCCGGATCCAGCCGGGGAGCGTGTCCTCCCGTCCGAGGTCCCTCCAGCGCCAGAGCAGATA
The sequence above is drawn from the bacterium genome and encodes:
- a CDS encoding universal stress protein; translated protein: MGYQTIVVATDFSEGAEAAVEHAAELAKHFDAKLVLVHAYNIEIPIASPAMAGGYVLPEGFFKSISEQASIQTENAAKAIADEGIDAIGVAIDRPAFQAITEEAERRGADLIVMGTRGLTGLKHMAMGSVADRVVRSAPCPVLTVPAH
- a CDS encoding universal stress protein; this encodes MAGREGSGIHTIFCATDFSDTSELAVRHAAALARRHAAQVILAHVVEPLPVEPYPLPMALPEGEAELGKRAMARLEAVAECLREDGFAVETEHAVGPPGPQLVEMIRKSDANLVVIGTRGQTGLQHLLLGSTAEHLVRRSPVPVLTIHPEDHATVEKPRRVIVPTDLSDDAEVALDAFLELFRPEDVPQVELAFADSIPPYLASMSHDELAKADRPDARRDELVSHLQPMITRLEERGFRVELRVLDGGPVEAVTGLADIDGADLIVMSTHGRSAIANFLLGRTAQRVVQRAPCPVLTVCPQRRLATP
- a CDS encoding YaiI/YqxD family protein, producing the protein MSDIFVDGDACPVKDEVYAVAARLGLAVVVVANQRMHVPTDLGVEMIVVPDGPDAADDWIAEEIRAGDIVITADIPLAARCLEVGAFALGTNGREFTPDSIGGALATREIKATLRESGTATGGPRPLGARERSRFSGELDRIAHRALRGETSAGR
- a CDS encoding caspase family protein, which produces MFVALLAAGAVGCAGVRVPLPTVAEVPPGTPLPIDGIYILQENGKRYRAEAGRIWILDPLAIGPVRTDPGQVTARDLLQTGPTTYHGSDIGTGGPTTITAHPDRLTLVTRGPVGVVNYTMLPVELDDPEWYAAQLESDRIVARDGTTRRPGESASAMSPSAIDLPAPGDANEAADTPLSSSERARFGGYHALVIGNDDYARLPKLVTARNDARTVAALLERRYGFEVTVLEDATRAEILRALRSYRETMSASDNLLIYYAGHGWLDRDADEGYWLPVDADADSDIHWISNATITGYLRSIQAKHVMIVADSCYSGTLTRGIKVAPVRTPDYLDRLSSQRARIVLSSGGLEPVVDGGGGGHSAFARHFIDVLDANQGILDSTTLYARIRRPVMLAADQAPELADIRKAGHEGGDFLFVRAEPSAR
- a CDS encoding metal-dependent hydrolase yields the protein MEPATQALLGAATAELVAGKTLRGRALGWGAVIGMSPDLDVLLGPLHDGYGSWLYHRGTTHSLWFGFVAGPLLGYLLWRWRDLGREDTLPGWIRIGIFALLTHPLLDGFTPYGTQFFAPFDRTRFAWNGVAIVDPAYSLMLGAGVLIALRRSLPEATRRLGLLAGVTLSSAYLALGLVVNERVVSDLRDRLEPIYGRLERVRAYPTFLQPWTRGFVARADEGVVVGLHSWQEWDCPAWRMHPRPPPSPALAAVDAAWQTQMMRWHADEDVATFVHHEPGGVLRVRLEDVRYAWASPEARGAWGIEARVTEQGELLADPVRFPREVPPTDAIERLGRLLLGRLPDREDGWQRPLECEAREALAER